One part of the Alistipes onderdonkii genome encodes these proteins:
- the frr gene encoding ribosome recycling factor — protein MDTKTILNDASGRMQKAIDHLEEELLNVRAGKASPNALNGVMVDYFGSQVPVSGAASVTVPDAKTILIQPWDKNMLRAIEKAIIDSNIGLTPSNNGEQIRLSIPPLTEERRKELVKQIRNEAETARISLRNARRDAVEAFKKAQKEGMPEDESKDGEAQAQKLLEKFTKTLDEALQKKEKEIMTV, from the coding sequence ATGGATACCAAGACGATTCTCAACGATGCCTCCGGACGTATGCAGAAGGCCATCGACCACCTCGAAGAGGAACTTTTGAACGTGCGCGCGGGAAAAGCGTCGCCCAATGCCCTGAACGGCGTAATGGTCGATTATTTCGGCTCGCAGGTGCCCGTATCGGGCGCCGCCAGCGTCACCGTACCCGACGCCAAGACGATCCTGATCCAGCCGTGGGACAAGAACATGCTGCGTGCGATCGAAAAGGCCATCATCGACTCGAACATCGGGCTGACGCCTTCGAACAACGGCGAGCAGATCCGCCTGTCGATCCCGCCCCTGACCGAGGAGCGCCGCAAGGAGTTGGTGAAACAAATCCGCAACGAGGCCGAAACCGCCCGCATCAGCCTGCGCAATGCCCGCCGCGACGCGGTCGAGGCATTCAAGAAAGCCCAAAAAGAAGGTATGCCCGAGGATGAGTCGAAGGACGGCGAAGCACAGGCCCAGAAATTGCTGGAGAAATTCACCAAGACCCTCGACGAGGCGCTCCAGAAAAAGGAGAAGGAGATCATGACGGTATAA
- a CDS encoding DUF3575 domain-containing protein has product MKNIRFGLCIPACLFALFCSQQASPQGYVKLNVPYALVGVVNPAVEFAISPKSTLQTDIVISPWKSINEKHMLFAIFMGEYRRYFKEHNRGWYLGANIGMMAFDMSKPYIEGWKLKFEDRYCKGYGMMIGLCVGYEYQFGKRWLLDAFLGWAWMDSHYNGYSFDGQVDMYPHRPVQPEHPDPFNGSSEWYPNKIGVSIGYRIFTPRNKQRTADVR; this is encoded by the coding sequence ATGAAAAACATCCGCTTCGGGCTCTGCATCCCGGCATGCCTGTTCGCACTGTTCTGCTCGCAGCAGGCATCCCCGCAGGGATATGTCAAGCTCAATGTCCCCTATGCTCTGGTGGGCGTGGTGAATCCCGCCGTGGAGTTCGCCATCTCGCCCAAATCGACCTTGCAGACCGACATCGTCATCTCGCCATGGAAGTCGATCAACGAAAAGCACATGCTCTTCGCCATCTTCATGGGCGAATACCGCCGCTATTTCAAGGAGCATAACCGGGGCTGGTACCTGGGGGCAAACATCGGCATGATGGCCTTCGACATGTCGAAACCTTACATCGAAGGGTGGAAACTGAAATTCGAAGACCGTTACTGCAAAGGATACGGCATGATGATCGGCCTCTGCGTGGGTTATGAATACCAGTTCGGGAAACGCTGGCTGCTCGACGCTTTCCTGGGTTGGGCATGGATGGACAGCCATTACAACGGGTACAGTTTCGACGGCCAGGTCGACATGTACCCCCACCGCCCCGTACAACCCGAACACCCCGACCCGTTCAACGGCTCTTCGGAGTGGTATCCCAACAAGATCGGCGTCTCGATCGGGTATCGCATCTTCACGCCCCGCAACAAACAGCGGACAGCGGACGTGCGCTAA
- a CDS encoding peroxiredoxin family protein: MATKKSNKQLWIMLALIAVIIAAILLLPSCGSRGGKAEADTESTTLVKAGDKAPDFTVEMFDGTKTSLAELKGKVVLLNFWATWCPPCRQELTRVQKDIIDRFAGRNFVFLPISRGEKREDVAAFREKTGYTFPMGLDPSQAIYDRYASNYIPRNFLIGADGKVVLATVGYDAEEFDEMIKTIEKILE; encoded by the coding sequence ATGGCCACAAAAAAGAGCAACAAGCAGCTATGGATCATGCTGGCGCTGATCGCAGTGATCATCGCCGCAATCCTGTTACTGCCCTCGTGCGGCAGCCGCGGCGGCAAAGCCGAGGCGGATACCGAATCGACCACGCTGGTCAAGGCGGGCGACAAAGCCCCCGACTTCACCGTGGAGATGTTCGACGGCACAAAAACCTCCCTCGCAGAACTCAAAGGCAAAGTCGTGTTACTGAACTTTTGGGCCACCTGGTGCCCGCCCTGCCGGCAGGAACTGACCCGCGTGCAGAAGGACATCATCGACCGTTTCGCCGGCCGCAACTTCGTATTCCTGCCCATATCGCGCGGCGAAAAGCGGGAAGACGTGGCGGCGTTCCGCGAAAAGACGGGCTATACGTTCCCGATGGGCCTCGACCCCTCGCAGGCCATTTACGACCGTTATGCCTCGAATTACATCCCGCGGAATTTCCTGATCGGCGCCGATGGTAAAGTCGTGCTGGCAACGGTAGGCTACGACGCCGAAGAGTTCGACGAAATGATCAAAACCATCGAAAAAATACTCGAATAA